Sequence from the Bacillota bacterium genome:
CGAACGCCACCGATCTGGCCGATTACCTGGTGCGCCGGGGGGTGCCTTTCCGGGAGGCCCATACCGTTGTGGGGAAGGTGGTGCTGCACTGCCTTGCGGCAGGAAAGCGGCTGGAGGATCTTTCCCTCGAGGAGTACCGCGCCTTTTCCCCGGCCTTCGATTCTGATCTCTACGAATTTCTGGAGATCCGGGCCTGTGTGGCAAGGCGCGCTCTGCCCGGGGGCCCCGCGCCTGCCGCCGTTGCCCGCGCCCTGGCAGAACTCACGCAGTGGCTGGAGGAGATGCGCGCCCTCCCCTTTTAAAATTTTCGCCTTGACTGCTGCAGCGGCGAGGGCGGGGTTCCTGTCGGCCTCCCCAAACGGCTGCAGGGAGGCATGCCGGAACAAGGTGCCTTGAAATTTTTGGAGAAGGGGGAAATGCCCCATGGAAGTCCTCATTGCCCTGTTCGCCTTTGCTGCAGGTTGCCTGGTTGCCTGGGCGGCGGCTGCTTCCCGCGCCCGGGCCCTCGAGGGTGTTGTGGCTGAAATAAAGCAGCAGCTGGTGCAGCGGGAGGAGGAGCTGCGCCAGAGCCGGGCTGAGCTCGACACCGAAAGAGCCGCCCGGGTAAGGGCGGAAACCCTGCTGGCAGAGGCGGAGAAGAATGCAGCCGAGCAGAGAAAAATGCTTGACGAAGCGACCCGGAAGCTGAGCGACACCTTCCAGAGCCTGGCGGGCGAGGCCCTCAGGAGCAACAACCAGGCGTTTCTCGATCTGGCCCGGCAGACCCTGGAGGCCTTTCTTGCAGAGGCCAGAGGGGACCTGGGGAAGCGGCAGCAGGCCATTGAGGGCATCGTTGCGCCTTTAAAAGAGGCGCTGGCCCGGTACGACAGAGAAATCCAGGAAATCGAAAGGGCGCGGCGGGAGGCATATGGGAGCCTCAGCAGGCACCTCCAGGAGCTGAGCCAGGTCCAGCAGCAGCTGCAGGGCGAAACCAGGAAGCTTGTCGCGGCGCTGAGGGCCCCCCGGGTCAGGGGCCGCTGGGGGGAGATCACCCTGCAGCGGGTCGTTGAGATGGCGGGGATGTCACCTTTTTGCGATTTCATCAGCCAGCCGACGGTTGATTCCGGTGAGGGCCGGCGGCGCCCCGACCTGATCGTGAACCTC
This genomic interval carries:
- the rmuC gene encoding DNA recombination protein RmuC — encoded protein: MEVLIALFAFAAGCLVAWAAAASRARALEGVVAEIKQQLVQREEELRQSRAELDTERAARVRAETLLAEAEKNAAEQRKMLDEATRKLSDTFQSLAGEALRSNNQAFLDLARQTLEAFLAEARGDLGKRQQAIEGIVAPLKEALARYDREIQEIERARREAYGSLSRHLQELSQVQQQLQGETRKLVAALRAPRVRGRWGEITLQRVVEMAGMSPFCDFISQPTVDSGEGRRRPDLIVNLPNGRAIVVDAKTPLDAYLDAVEAENEEARKTALLRHAQAVRSHMVSLGAKEYQSQFKFSIDFVVLFLPGEPFFGAAVEQDPALIEDALNRHVLLATPITLVALLKAVAYGWQQRQAAENAERVIEAGRQLFERICVFAEHLAGVRKGLLGAVNSYNEAVGSWQSRLVPGARRLKELGAAPARRELEDLEEVEVAPREVASAASPEASTPEFIR